The Enhydrobacter sp. sequence GAAGCCCGAAGCCCGAATATCACCCGGAAGGGGCGGGCGTAGATGCGCCAGGTAGATGGCACGAAGGTCACGCGCATTACCCTGGGAGATCTGCCGTCTTGCCCCTGGCAACAGGTGTGCTACCGGCGCTGCGAGGCGGCGGGATGGGGCGGCAGGAGTCAGCAGAGGCCGTAGTAGTCGGCGAACCGGGTCGACAAAGGGCCGAACATCAAGTGCCGGAGGGAGGTCGGTCTTTCGATGGTGACAACAGACGCAGGCGATAGCGCTGAGATGCGCCATGCCCGCCCCGAGGGTAGCGGCCGGCAGCCGCGAGAGCAGGGGACGGGTGCGTCAACCACCACGGCAAGACCGCGACCTTCCCATCCGGAGGAGGAGATGCGGCTGATGGAGAAGATCGTCAGCCGAGAGAACATGATGGCGGCCTACCATCGGGTGATGACGAACAAGGGCGCCGCAGGCATCGATCGGATGACTGTGGAGCAGTTGGCGCCGCACCTGAAGGAGCACTGGCCGCGCGTCAGAGAGGAACTGTTGGACGATCGATACAGGCCCAAGCCGGTGCGTGGGGTCGAACTCCCCAAGCCCGGCGGCGGGATGCGCCAACTGGGCATCCCGACGGTCCTGGATCGGCTGATCCAGCAGGCGATGCATCAGGTGCTGATGCCGCTGTTCGATCCGGGCTTCTCAGCGTCCTCGTACGGCTTCCGTCCGGGGCGCAGCGCGCACGACGCGGTGCTTGCCGCGCGGGCGCACATGGCCGATGGCCGACGCTTTGTGGTCGACCTCGACCTGGAGAAGTTCTTCGACCGGGTGAACCACGACGTGCTGATGGCACGGGTGGCACGCCGGGTCGAGGACAAGCGGGTATTGCGGCTGATCCGCCGCTACTTGCAGGCTGGGTTGATGACGGGCGGGTTGACGACGGTACGGACCGAAGGCACGCCGCAAGGTGGGCCTTTATCCCCGTTGCTGTCGAACATCCTGCTCGACGATCTCGACAAGGAACTCGAGCGACGGGGCCATGCCTTCTGCCGCTACGCCGACGACTGCAACATCTACGTGCGGACGAAGGCAGCCGGCGAGCGGGTGATGGCGTCGATCACACGGTTCCTTGCCGAACGACTGCGGCTGAAGGTCAACAGCGCCAAGAGCGCGGTTGACCGTCCTTGGGTACGAACGTTCCTGGGATACACCGTGACGTCCCACAAGCAGCCGCGCCTTCGGGTGGCGGCCAAGAGTGTGGGCCGGCTGCGGAACAAGCTCAGGATGACGCTACGCCAAGGACGCGGACGAACCCTGGCCCGGACCGTCGAGGACCTCGCTCCAATCCTGCGTGGCTGGATGCAATACTTCCGGCTGGCGCAGGCAAAGGGGGCCTTCGAGGACCTCGATGGCTGGCTGCGGCGCAAGCTGCGCGGCCTGCTGTGGCGGCAGTGGAAGCGTCCGCGTACACGCGCCAAGCGACTGATGCAGCGCGGCATCGATCAGGCTCGGGCGTGGCAGTCCGCCACCAACGGACGCGGCCCCTGGTGGAATGCCGGGGCCAGCCACATGAACAACGCCTATCGTGCCGCCTTCTTCGCCACCCTCGGCCTGCCGTCGCTCCAGCAACTGCATCATCGCCTCACCCGCGCTTGACGAACCGCCGTATACGGAACCGTACGTACGGTGGTGTGGGAGGGGGAGGCTGTGAAGCCTCTCCCTACCCGATTGGGAACGCTACCCGGCCCAATGGAGGAACTGCGATGTCGGTCA is a genomic window containing:
- the ltrA gene encoding group II intron reverse transcriptase/maturase, whose protein sequence is MEKIVSRENMMAAYHRVMTNKGAAGIDRMTVEQLAPHLKEHWPRVREELLDDRYRPKPVRGVELPKPGGGMRQLGIPTVLDRLIQQAMHQVLMPLFDPGFSASSYGFRPGRSAHDAVLAARAHMADGRRFVVDLDLEKFFDRVNHDVLMARVARRVEDKRVLRLIRRYLQAGLMTGGLTTVRTEGTPQGGPLSPLLSNILLDDLDKELERRGHAFCRYADDCNIYVRTKAAGERVMASITRFLAERLRLKVNSAKSAVDRPWVRTFLGYTVTSHKQPRLRVAAKSVGRLRNKLRMTLRQGRGRTLARTVEDLAPILRGWMQYFRLAQAKGAFEDLDGWLRRKLRGLLWRQWKRPRTRAKRLMQRGIDQARAWQSATNGRGPWWNAGASHMNNAYRAAFFATLGLPSLQQLHHRLTRA